The sequence taaaacttatatttttagaaagcatatgaaatgtcctgtaaatcttatcataacattatttgcggtaaagttattgtttattggtcatgcaccaagatacaatcttaaaaattatgaaaacggcaacgaaaatggtcatccatgtatatgacggtgcgcagtgagtatgatggataaattaacattaattgtttatgcaatactgacaaaactttttatttgaaaaggtcatacatttcgccgtttattttgttattatatcaattgcggaaaaaatataattaattgagCTAGAatcatgttttactcacatcggttccaatgcatattttcaaatattttgttagctactacagttacaactaaaattattgagaactaatgatagtacgcataatatgctttcaaaagattcctgttaaataaaataggatctgaaaaatatagaaaatttggcgacggtcagcatccatacgtggccgggcgctgtggctcCTACTTAAccaaatttgtaattacttggttatataatatcatacaccaataaaacttatgttattagaaagcgcacgaagTTCCGCGTAAatctaacatcaattccggaaaagttgttgtttattaattaagaagcattttttaccagtaggtacttgtgcgactcatggtctataaaacacatattttcaaatattttctaaacagctacctttatgattatagttgtttataaaaaaatatagtaggtttaattagctttgaaacgatacctctcgcatatggatccgtaaaataggacctcaaaaatattgaatactttactacggtcagcgcccatttctgcgaccgggcagagtgactcctgctaaaccaaattcataattacatggttatatattatcatataccaatgaaacttatatttttagaaagagcatgaatagacgcgaaaatgttataataacatcaattgcggtaaagttattgtttattgagttagacgcatttttaaccgacttcaaaaaaggaggaggttctcaattcgactgaatgtttttttttttttttattttttttttttttgtatgtatgttactcgatatctccgagaatcgtggaccgattttcaaaattttttttttgatcgaaccggtataaccctgagatggtcccattggcactaagtcagggtctgatgatgggatcctggagaaatcgagggaactcttcaaatgttataggcacatgtaatgtttttagtctatttttcaaaggtacaccagtatttacgtctgatggtaataattttatgtggctgagctgatgatggaaggtcaactcctcaatggttaggagtttaaggataattctttcactactgtacatgtattcggactgatacatataatatcactaggaaccactaaaaatcaactgagctgatgatggaaggtcaactcctcaatggttaggagttaaaggataattctttcactactgtacatgtattcggactgatacatataatatcactaggaaccactaaaaatcaacaaataaataaactttttaacaaaaaataaaaccgccttcaaaaataagcgcgttacaaaacacggagaaactaaaaagccaaaaataataaacctttcaattcagatttcttatcgtattgcaataagctaaacatccaaattataaacaaatcaattatttttggagtcggtaccagcctgtgtatggttgggtggggcaaacaggcaatagcaaggcgacgaacaggtctggtaccgactacaaaaataattgattacacatccatacctgttttaggtattaagGTAGACTGCGCCAGGGACACAGCCGCGATAGATAACGTAAAACATTGTGTGGACTATCGAGGAGGCCACAGTAACCAactagcgaaggccgaaggccgagctccgcaaaggaccgaaggcccggagcgtccctgagaggctcccaagcacgggaggccgcaggccgagttgCAGACAGATAATGCTCCtaagcagaacaataataaaagtgtctaaaaactgaagcggcgggccggaggcccaacgctgagatTCGAGACCCAGCAGCAGCACACTTCTACTAGAGACTCACGACCGTGGtatgtaacgccgtgtcttgcgtgggcgacggtcgcgcgaccgtcgccgtcgcgtcttatCGCATCGTCTGCTTCCATATCGATAtcggtttgatttcgtatgcgtcgcatcgccgtcgcgcgaccatcgcgcgaccgtcgcccacgcaagccacggcgtaactaCAGTAAGTACTTACACTgtaagtgtgtgcgtctgtccGCACGCCGCCTACACGCGCAGCAGGCGCCAGCAGCGCCGGCTAGCAGCAGCATCGCGCCGCTCGCGGCCGCCACCACCACCCACGCGCCGCGGCCGCCGCTGCCGCCGATCTCTGTAATCATGACggtattatattaataaatatgaagAAAGAAGGTTTACATTAAAGAAACAAATTGTTCAATCGAGAAATGTTTCTGTTTCCTACATAATTTCTCCAGTCCAATTCCATCTCCAAATCTTCTTCAATTGCTTAAAGGTTAACTGTTGACATCTGAACTCCTTGTAACTCTCTTTTTTCACATGTGAACATTATTTGTTTACTGACCTGGGCATAATGCACTGGTGTTTTTATCCGACCGTCACACGTCAAGTGGAACATCTTTCTGTTCACATCTGAACTCATTGGAAACGTATCCATAGCGTTTTTTGGTTGAAGAGTTTAAAATTCTCTTCTCATTTACTGACCTGGACATAACGCGGCAGTGTTTTCATCCGACCCATCAGCACAGTGGTCGACACCGTCGCACGTCAGGTCTGCGCTCACGCAGAATTTGCTCTGTTCACATCTGAACTCCTTGCACCCGTGTTCTGGAACAATATATTGAATAATAGCTATAAGATCTTCTGATAGTTTTAATGGAATATGTGGGTGATCGGTAGCAGGATGAATTAGATAGGTACAGAGAGAAAAAATAACTAGATTTCATCTTTTGGTAAGTCCCCGCTAAAAGAAAAGtaatgatatttttaacttatttcGAATCAACATTTAGGtattacttatattaaaatataaactaaaaacctagGCAGGTATTGTGGCCTAACTgatacacatttatttatttacttatgtaaaaatcataataatatattatgtaaattatcatACATCACAAACTTAACATTtccattttaaagttaaatattatgttttataagagCGTCAACGTTCGGCGCCGCAAACAGAGCAATGGCGGCGAGCGGCGCTCGCGCCGGGAACGCCTCTCCCGCTCTCCCGCACAACCAGTCCTGGCTTGCCCGCCATTACGATACCACGCGATCACGCAGCTCGATGCGcatgttaagtacctacttgatgTAACGACTCGGTGccctaaatattataatatatagtgCTTAATAGTAATAAGACTTACTATACAACATTTTGTAAAgtgttaattaaattgattgacAAACTTATTCAATCGTTTATTTTATAGTGTGTGTAACCTCATAGTTACTACAGTGGTGACCCCGACGTGATCATGGGACCGAAACTGGACGAATCAAGTGGAAGTGTGCCTTCTAACGAGGCAAGTGCACAAACTCCTGCATCTGAAGGAAGCTTGGCGAGGGATACCGGCGATGTATTCAGGGTGGGCATTAAGGTGCCGCCATTTTGGCCAGAGGAACCGGACATTTGGTTCGCCCAAATAGAGGGCCAATTCGACTTGCAGAAAATAACAAGTGACTCGACGAAATTCAATTATGTTATAAGCCACTTAGATAACCAACATTCGCGAGCTGTGAAAGATATTATCGTCAAGCCACCTCCAGAGCGAAAATATGAAAAGCTGAAAACAGAGTTAATACGGAGGTTAAGCGACTCGAAGGAAAAGAGGATCAAACAGCTAATGATGCACGAGGAGCTTGGAGAGAGGAAGCCGTCCGAGTTCCTGCGACACCTGCAGGGGCTGGCTGGCGTCAGCGTGGACGACGACTTCATGAAGAACTTGTGGATTGGCCGCCTGCCGCACGGGATCCAGACGGTGCTCGCCGGGCAGCCCAACACTTCGACGTTGGAGGACCTCGCAGACCTGGCCGACCGGGTCAACGACCTGGCCACCGCCGCGCCGAGGGTCGCCGCCGTCAGCAACCCAGTCCCCGGTTCGGCGTTAAGTGATCTCGCCCGGGAGGTCGCGGAGCTTCGGCGAGAGCTGCGCGAGATGAAGATGGGGCACACGAGAGCCCCCAGGTCCCGCGCGTCATCATCATCGCGACGCGACCGCAGCGGCTCTGCCTCTAGACGTCGTTCCCAGTCCAACTACAGGAAGTATCCAGTGTGCTGGTACCATAGCAAATTCGGAGACCAGTCGACCAAGTGCAACCGGCCGTGTGACTACGCTGCGGCGGAAAACGGGAAGGGCGGTCTGTAAATGCGGCCGACGATTGCCCTCCACCATCAAGAGGCCGCCTGTTCGTGACTGACCGATCTTCGAAGGCGCAGTTCTTGGTCGACACAGGTAGCGACCTCTGCGTCTACCCAAGGTTAGCACTTCGCGAGCGTCGCTCTAAAACTGATTATAATTTGTGCGCCGCTAACGGCACTAATATAAGTACATATGGTTATGTGAATTTAGCATTAGATCTTAATTTGCGTAGAGTGTTCCCGTGGCGTTTTGTGGTGGCAGACGTTACTAAACCAATAATCGGGatagattttttgaatttctatgATCTCCTTGTCGATTGTAGACGCAAACGTTTAATCGATAATACGACATTATTAACGGCTGCCGCCATCTCAGCCCACGGGTGCAATATTGCATCGGTAAAAGTAGTGACCGGCGAGTCTCAATatcataaaatattagatgatTTTCCAGAAATTACACGACCAGCCGGCGTACACCACACAGTACCACATAACACAGTACACCACATACGAACAACGCCAGGCCCTCCAGTCTCCTCCCCGCCCCGCCGTTTAGCCCCCGACAAGCTTAAGATCGCGCGACAGGAATTCCAGTCTATGCTGGCCAATGGCACAGCTAGACCTTCGGAGAGCCCGTGGTCATCACCACTTCACCTGGCGCCGAAGAAAAACAACGGGTGGCGCCCCTGCGGCGATTACCGTAAGTTAAATGCTCGCACAGTACCTGACAGGTACCCGATTAAACACATTCATGATTTTACGCATAGTGTTACAGGTTGTAATGTATTTAGCACAATTGACCTAGAAAAAGCGTATAATCAGATACCTGTCAGCCCTGAAGACATACCAAAGACCGCTATAACAACTCCTTTCGGTTTATACGAATTTCCGTATATGGggtttggcctcagaaacgctgGACAAACTTTCCAGCGGTTTGTTGATGAAGTCACCAGAGGTCTAGATTTCGTTTATGCCTATTTGGACGATTTCCTCATTTACTCACGAAGTGAAGCTGAGCATGAGGAACATCTCCGCATTGTTTTCCAGAAGCTCAAGGACTACGGCCTCATGGTAAACGCAGCCAAGTGCGTTTTTGGCGAAAAAGAGGTAACATTTCTAGGATACCGGATCTCAGAGAGAGGCTGCAAACCGCTCGACTCCAAGGTTCAAGCAGTTAAGGATTTCCCGCCTCCGACAAACGTCCGGCAGCTTAGAGGTTTTCTGGGCATGCTAAATTTTTACAGGAGATTTCTCCCACGAGCAGCTCAGATCCAGGCCCCTCTTCATGCTTTACTGACCGGTTCGGTAAAGGGTTCGCAGTCCATCACTCTAGAAGGAGATACTCTAGCAGCCTTTGAAAAGTGTAAGGAGAGCTTATCCAATGCCGCGCTGCTGGCTCACCCCGACTGCTCAGCAAATCTTGCCGTAGTCACAGACGCATCAGACAAGGCGATCGGGGCGGTACTGCAGCAGTTAAAGGAAGGCATATGGGAGCCCCTTGCGTTCTTTTCGAGGAAACTCACACCTGCTCAAGTTAAGTACTCTCCCTATGACAGAGAACTGTTAGCCATTTATGAAGCCATAAAGTACTTTCGGCACATGCTTGAAGCCAGACATTTTGTCGTATATACAGACCACAAGCCGATCAGTTTCGCATTTCATGAAAGAAAAACAAACTGCTCGCCGCGTCAATACAGGCATCTCGACTTCATCTCCCAGTTCACAACGGACATCCGACACATATCCGGAAAGGATAATGTTGTCGCCGATACCCTGTCACGTATCGAAGAACTGGGAGCACCGGTAAGCCTCGAGGCTCTAGCCGAAGGTCAAGCTTCTGATCCTGAGCTGCAGAAACTCCTAA is a genomic window of Leguminivora glycinivorella isolate SPB_JAAS2020 chromosome 6, LegGlyc_1.1, whole genome shotgun sequence containing:
- the LOC125227610 gene encoding uncharacterized protein LOC125227610 translates to MGPKLDESSGSVPSNEASAQTPASEGSLARDTGDVFRVGIKVPPFWPEEPDIWFAQIEGQFDLQKITSDSTKFNYVISHLDNQHSRAVKDIIVKPPPERKYEKLKTELIRRLSDSKEKRIKQLMMHEELGERKPSEFLRHLQGLAGVSVDDDFMKNLWIGRLPHGIQTVLAGQPNTSTLEDLADLADRVNDLATAAPRVAAVSNPVPGSALSDLAREVAELRRELREMKMGHTRAPRSRASSSSRRDRSGSASRRRSQSNYRKYPVCWYHSKFGDQSTKCNRPCDYAAAENGKGGL